Part of the Actinomycetota bacterium genome, ACCCCGGCGTCATGGTGTCGGTCAAGGGCGGCGGCTCGGGCAACGGCATCGCCGCGCTCATCAACGGCACGGTCGACTTCGCCGACGCGTCGCGTGGGATGAAGGATGAGGAGAAGACGCAGGCGACCGCCGCAGGCGTCACTCCGGTCGAGGCCGCTGTGGCGCTCGACGGCATCTGCGTCGTGGTCAATCCGGCCAACGGCGTGACGAACCTGTCCGTCGAGCAGCTCGGCAAGATCTACCGCGGCGAGATCACGAACTGGAAGGACGCCGGCGGCGCCGACAAGGCGATCGTCCTGCTCGGCCGCGACACCTCCTCGGGTACGTACGAGTACTTCAAGGAGGAGGTCGTCGGTAAGGAGAAGGAGTACGCCAAGTCGATGCGCAACCTCGCCTCGACCCAGGCGATCGTCGACGAGGTCAAGGGCAACGACGCGGCAATCGGCTACGTCGGCATCGGCTACGCCGCCAACGCGGGCGCTGAGGTGAAGCTCGTGCAGCTCGAGAACATCGAGCCGACCATCGCCACGGTCGCCGACGGCAGCTACCCGCTGTCGCGCTCGCTGTTCATGTACAGCAACGGCGCGCCGGAAGGTGTGGCCAAGGCCTATCTCGACTGGATCCTCGCGGACGGCCAGGGTGTCGTCGAGGAGCAGGGCTTCGTGAAGATCAACTAGTGACGGACACATCCGCACACAACAGGCGGACCCGCCGCGGCCGCCCGGCATCGTTGCGCCGGGCGGCCGAGGGCGTTGTCCGGGCCTGCATCGCGCTCACGGGGTGGGCCG contains:
- a CDS encoding PstS family phosphate ABC transporter substrate-binding protein produces the protein MKGTKLVMLGLAAVMTAGAFAAAGCKPATTPAAEEKPALSGSITVEGSDTMVNLAQAWAEKFQEANPGVMVSVKGGGSGNGIAALINGTVDFADASRGMKDEEKTQATAAGVTPVEAAVALDGICVVVNPANGVTNLSVEQLGKIYRGEITNWKDAGGADKAIVLLGRDTSSGTYEYFKEEVVGKEKEYAKSMRNLASTQAIVDEVKGNDAAIGYVGIGYAANAGAEVKLVQLENIEPTIATVADGSYPLSRSLFMYSNGAPEGVAKAYLDWILADGQGVVEEQGFVKIN